Proteins encoded in a region of the Triticum dicoccoides isolate Atlit2015 ecotype Zavitan chromosome 3A, WEW_v2.0, whole genome shotgun sequence genome:
- the LOC119273205 gene encoding uncharacterized protein LOC119273205 translates to MVGDLAVAVAKLCVMQTALRRLDTLPCSEQCIYWLKSVDDLQHNERAIRVPYGGYDLNYLGKKARQLLNKANSLLIQGDSLLHPKDNLQGTMNFYMKKVIGFIKTTCDESAGLLGIWGMGGVGKSSLLKLISDSRSEDDYNSIEVMFVRAGIGCTVSQVQEAIATCMGLSITHNETTQANIIRDHLSDTSFLLLLDDLWECLDLVVVGIPFPLGRVVVSLQRGLAHKKLRKVVLTTRNMDLCHKMQCHRENIIQMECFNEEKAWELYQEGWPAIINRDDDIDILLPQKEKPSRRNHPQHPQDDGLPEMNSSEKVRCFIEANDTQSLLMGIWGMRGVGKTTLLRHVRDSYTGNSCFDHIMFVGAGTGSVLNNVQHAITINLGFDLAMMSSLDELSRATHIFKYLQHKSFLLLLDDIREPLNWWAVGVPILPHRRQKIILATRSQAACALMGCHAANIIQMQCLQKEDAWSLFKDKIGIGIIDDHPQVHHIAKQMVAQCGGLPLALCALGRAMSNKRDPREWRSARSQLRAISLEPRETDEKIGTIIADPLYRWRGDTILPTEQIQAKTAVGQEDAELPAEQIPAMTAAEPKDLTQQVKRVRFRKERSVGFEL, encoded by the exons ATGGTGGGGGATCTTGCAGTTGCAGTCGCAAAGCTATGTGTGATGCAAACCGCCCTTCGTCGTCTGGATACACTCCCTTGTTCTGAACAATGCATTTATTGGCTGAAGAGTGTGGATGATTTGCAACACAATGAGCGAGCCATTAGGGTTCCGTATGGTGGGTATGACTTGAATTACTTAGGCAAGAAAGCACGGCAGCTGCTCAACAAGGCCAATAGTCTCCTCATTCAAGGAGACAGCTTACTGCACCCGAAAGATAATTTGCAGGGAACAATGAACTTCTACATGAAGAAGGTGATTGGTTTCATTAAGACCACATGTGACGAGTCTGCCGGATTGCTGGGGATTTGGGGCATGGGTGGTGTGGGAAAATCATCCCTTCTCAAGCTCATCAGTGATTCTCGTTCAGAGGATGATTACAATTCCATAGAAGTTATGTTTGTTCGTGCTGGCATTGGATGTACAGTTAGTCAGGTGCAAGAAGCTATTGCCACTTGTATGGGACTATCTATAACGCACAATGAGACTACCCAAGCAAATATCATCCGTGACCACCTCAGTGATACAAGCTTCTTATTGTTGTTGGATGATCTATGGGAGTGTCTTGATTTGGTAGTTGTGGGCATCCCCTTTCCACTGGGGAGAGTTGTGGTCTCCCTCCAGAGAGGGCTGGCACACAAAAAATTGCGTAAAGTTGTGTTAACAACACGGAACATGGACTTGTGTCACAAGATGCAATGTCACCGTGAAAATATCATCCAAATGGAGTGCTTCAATGAAGAAAAGGCCTGGGAACTCTACCAAGAAGGATGGCCTGCAATCATCAATAGAGATGATGACATTGATATTTTGTTGCCACAAAAGGAAAAGCCATCGCGCCGCAACCAT CCGCAGCACCCACAAGACGATGGGTTGCCTGAAATGAACTCCTCTGAGAAGGTGCGATGTTTCATTGAGGCCAACGACACCCAGTCCCTGTTGATGGGGATTTGGGGCATGCGAGGCGTGGGCAAGACAACTCTGCTCAGGCACGTGCGTGATTCTTACACAGGTAACAGTTGCTTCGACCACATTATGTTTGTTGGGGCTGGAACCGGATctgt ATTGAACAATGTGCAACATGCTATCACCATCAATCTAGGCTTTGATTTGGCCATGATGTCATCACTAGATGAATTGTCCCGAGCCACACATATCTTCAAGTATCTTCAGCACAAGAGCTTCTTGTTATTATTGGATGACATAAGAGAGCCCCTTAATTGGTGGGCTGTTGGTGTGCCAATATTACCACATAGGCGGCAAAAGATTATCTTGGCGACGAGGAGTCAGGCTGCATGTGCCCTCATGGGTTGTCATGCCGCCAACATCATCCAGATGCAGTGTTTGCAAAAAGAGGATGCATGGAGCCTCTTCAAAGACAAGATTGGGATTGGAATCATCGACGATCATCCTCAAGTTCATCATATTGCAAAGCAG ATGGTTGCACAGTGCGGAGGCTTACCCCTAGCCTTATGCGCGCTTGGTCGAGCCATGTCGAATAAGAGAGACCCAAGGGAATGGAGAAGCGCACGCAGTCAGCTCAGGGCTATTAGCTTGGAGCCACGTGAAACCGACGAGAAGATAGGCACTATAATCGCGGACCCTCTGTATAGATGGAGAGGGGACACCATCCTCCCAACTGAGCAGATCCAAGCCAAGACTGCTGTTGGACAGGAAGATGCAGAATTGCCAGCTGAACAGATCCCAGCCATGACCGCTGCTGAACCGAAAGATCTAACACAGCAAGTTAAAAGGGTCCGATTCCGTAAGGAACGGTCGGTCGGGTTCGAATTGTAA